A section of the Telopea speciosissima isolate NSW1024214 ecotype Mountain lineage chromosome 3, Tspe_v1, whole genome shotgun sequence genome encodes:
- the LOC122654429 gene encoding proactivator polypeptide-like 1, with the protein MVATVETCIMGVRVWLLFLLVLGIIWACVDARTLLISDLSVLQISYKEPKSEIQASTVATTNERVCTLCEQFTTQALEYLGDNKTQTQIIKDLHLACHKLHSFKQQCITLVDYYTPLFFMELDTIQPEDFCWKMNLYDQILIASPEQNGCTLCHHAVAEILIKLKDPDTQLEIIEMLLKGCDSVENHVKECKKLVFDHGPLLMDNAVQFLELTDICSALHACKPSATVVGHESSDAEISKLSQT; encoded by the exons ATGGTAGCGACAGTAGAAACAT GCATTATGGGGGTGAGAGTATGGCTTCTGTTTCTCCTTGTACTGGGCATCATTTGGGCTTGTGTGGATGCTAGGACCTTACTGATCTCTGATCTTTCAG TTCTGCAAATAAGCTATAAGGAGCCCAAAAGTGAGATTCAAGCTTCCACAGTTGCAACAACAAATGAAAGAGTCTGCACATTGTGTGAACAGTTCACTACCCAGGCATTAGAGTACCTTGGTGATAACAAGACCCAGACACAGATCATCAAGGACCTTCATCTTGCCTGTCATAAATTGCACTCCTTCAAGCAGCAG TGCATCACATTGGTGGATTACTATACGCCGCTTTTCTTCATGGAGCTTGACACAATCCAACCTGAGGACTTCTGCTGGAAAATGAATCTTTATGACCAGATATTAATTGCTTCTCCAGAACAGAATGGTTGTACTCTGTGTCATCATGCTGTTGCGGAAATTCTGATTAAGTTGAAAGATCCTGACACACAG TTAGAGATAATCGAGATGCTTCTAAAGGGATGTGATTCAGTGGAGAACCATGTGAAAGAG TGCAAAAAACTGGTTTTTGATCATGGGCCTCTATTGATGGACAATGCAGTGCAGTTCCTAGAACTTACAGACATCTGCAGTGCTCTCCATGCATGTAAACCTTCAGCCACTGTGGTTGGACATGAATCTTCTGATGCTGAAATATCCAAACTGTCTCAAACTTAA